The DNA segment AAGCTCCACATTGGCCACATTCTTGATGAAGACCGGTACACCGTTCCGGGAGGTGAGGACGATATCGCCAATATCCCGGATGTTGGAGACGAGCCCCACGCCGCGAACGATATACTGGAGGCCTCCGTGACTGACGAAGTTGCCGCCGGCATTCTGGTCATTCTTCTGGATGGCATTCATCACATCATCCACACTCACGCCGTAGGCGCGCAGCTTGCCGGGATCCAGAAGCACCTGATACTGCTTGAGATAGCCGCCAAACGACAGGTTGTCGGCCACACCGGGCACGGTCTTCAGGGCCGGTGTGACGATCCAGTCCTGCATCGTACGGAGCTGCATGGCAGTTCGCTGCGGACTCTTGAGGGCGTAGATGAAGATCTGCCCTGTGCCGGTGTCGTTCGGGCCCATCGTGGGCACGATCCCGGGTGGCATACCGATGCCCTGGATCTGTTGAAAGACCTGATCGCGCGCCCAGTAGACATCGGTATTGTCGTTGAAGTAGACCGTGACGACCGAGATGCCGAACTTTGAAAGCGAACTGATCTTCTGTGCGTCGGGAATGCCTTCCAGCGCCACCTCCAGTGGGTGGGTTACCAGCTTCTCAACCTCCTCGCTGGCCATTCCGGGCGCATCCGTATCCACCTCCACGCGGACAGGCGTGATGTCGGGAAACGCATCCACGTTCAAGCTGCGCAGGGCGACGATGCCGCCGGCGATAAGGAGTACTGCGATCGCAATCGCCAGGAACTTCTGGCGAAGCATGCCGGCCAGTAGTCGGTCGATCATGCCGCCGATCCCTTCTCCGTTGCCAACTCCTGCTGTTCATTTTCAAGCAGCACGTTGCCGGAGGTAACCACGCGGTCGCCGGGCGAGATGCCGCTGTATACGGGCACGTCACCGCTCACCGATGCTCCAACGCGCACCGCCCGCTTCACAAAGGTATCCGCCGCAACCTCCACAAAAACAACTGTCTGTTCACCCTCCAGCAGCACAGCGTCGGCCGGAATCGCGAGCCGGCGGCTGGCCGATCTCGGATGGATACTGACGGTAGCAAACATGCCCGGACGTAAAAGCCAGTCGGGATTGCTGATCTCGGTGACCACGCCGGCGGTTCGCGTGTTCGGGTCTACCGAGTTCCCCACATACTTCACGACGCCGGTAAAGGTGCTGTTCGGCAGCGCCGTCACGGTGGCCGTTATGGGGTCTCCGGTTGCGATCGATGGAAGATCGTGCTCGTAAACCTGGGCGTTGACATAAACTCGCGCCAGATTCACAACCCTGGCAAGCGGTGTTGATGTATCGGTGAGCTGGCCAACCACCATATTCGGTTCGGTGAGGATGCCCTCCATGGGCGATACCACGGGCACAACCACATGGCCAGCCGCCAACTGCATCATTGCCTGGCCCGGTTGAATGCCGTAGAGGCGAAGCGTCTGCGCCGCGCCCTGAACGGCCAACTGCGCCTCGGCGTCGCTGTCTTCAGCCGTCTGAAGCGCCTGGGAGACCGGTATGCCGGATTTGTGCACCAGCTGCGCTCGAGCCAGCTCCTTCCGCGTGGCGCCCAGCGTGATCAAGTCGCTCTGATACTGATGTCGGTCTTGCTGGAGTTTGGACTCTGCAGCTTGCAGCGACGCCGTCCCGTTGAGATTGGCGCGCTGGATGCTTTTCTGTCGGGCAAGCTCCTGATTGGCCAGCGTATCCTGCACCTGATCCTGGTTGCGGGCTGAGAGAGCCGTATTGTAAGCCGTTTGGGCATCCTCGAGGTTCTGGAGCGAGAAGACGCCCGCCCTGTAGAGGGTCTTCGTGCGATCCAGATTCTGATGGGCGCTGTTGAGGGCAACAAGGGCCTGTTGGAGTGCGGCGTGTGCCTGTGCGTAGGCATTCTGGGCATCCTCCAGAGGCTTCTGCGTAATCTCGCCCAACGACACCAGCTTTTGGGTGTTATTCAGCGTAAGGCCGTCGAGCGCAAGTTGAGCCTGATCGCCTTTTACCGCTGCCTGTGCGGCGGCCTGCGCGCGCTGAGCATCCTCGACGCTCTGCTCGCTCAGCATTCCATAGGCCGCCAGCTTGCGCTGCTGCTGCAATTGGTCTGCCGTGAGATGCTCGTGGCTGAGCGCCTGCTGATACGCAGCCTCAGCATTGGCAAGGTCCACGGAATCGACCGTGCAGAGCACCTGGCCGACGCGGACGTGGTCGCCCTTCTTCACCAGCACCGCGTTGATGCGCCCGGGCAGCCGGGAAAGCACCTGAACGGACCCGGTATCGGTGGCTGTAATCTGGCCCGTAGGGCGGATGGTTGCTGCCAACGGATTGAGGCCGGCCACCGCCGTGCTGATGCCGGCCAGGTGCATTGCATTGGCGTCGAGCTTGAGCGCCGTACCGGTTTTGAACGCCACGAGCGTCGCTCCAGAATCGCCGTTTCCGGACGCCGGCGGCGCTGCATTTCGATGGCAGCCGCTGAGCGCCGGTGCGGCGAGCAGCGTAACCAGAACTGCGAAGGCGGATTTCCTGAGTGATTGCGAGTTGTGATTGCGAGCCTGATTGACCATCGAAATCTCCCGAGGCCGCGGTGGCTTACCGCGGCGGCGGCGCTGCGCCGAAGCGCAGCTTACCGGTTGCAGCCAGAATCTCGTCACGCGCCTTGTACAGCGCGAGAAGGTTGGTAACGAATCCGTTGCGGGCGTTGCGAAGGGTGTTCTGGGCGTCTATCACCGGCAAAATGCCGGTAGCGCCCTGCTTGTAACCGGTTTCCGCCATACCCAGCAGCGTTTCAGACGGATTGAGAATGTCGGCCTGGTAACTGAGCGACTGCCGGCGTGCGGTAACGAAATCGGTATACGCCTGCGCTACCTGCTGCGCTACCTGCTGCCGGAGTTGCGTTTCCAGTGCGCCCGCCTGACGCTGGGATGCCTCGGCAGAGCGGATGCTGTGATGGATGCTGCCGAGATCAAAGAGCGGCAGGCTCACGGCAAGCATCACCGTATCCTGGCCCTGATCGAGGGAGCGGCTGTAGTTCACGCTGGTATCGGGATACTGCGACGCTCTGGCCTGATCAACGCCGTACCGTGCAACCCGTACGGCCTGGTCGGCCGACTGGATGGCCGGCCGGTTCTGCAAGGCGAGGCGGGTGAGCTCAGGCAGCCCCGGCAAGCCCGGCAGCAAGTCCGGCGTTTGCGCGGTTTCCACAAGGCTGTCGGCCGGCATAACCGGCGCCATCGGCGGCCGCGCCAGAATGGTGTTCAGCGCCGCCAGCGCAGACTTCTCCGCGCCCTGCGCCTGAAGCACCGCCTGCTGTGCGTTGGCTACATCAATGCCGGCGCGCACCACGTCGATCTTCGGCGATGCTCCAGCCTGCAGCTGAACCTTGGTCAGATCGAAGGTCTTCTGCACGTCGCCAAGGGTCTCCATGGAGATCTGCGTCTGTCCCTTTGCAGCCACGTACGCCCAGTAGGCATCGCGGATCTGCTGGCGCAGGCCCAGAATGGTCTCCTGATACTGGTACCGCGTGCTATAGAACGCAGCGTGGGCGCCGGCGGCCTGATACCGGTGCTGGCCGCTTGTATCCAGGCTCTCGCCGACATTGAAGAAGGTGTCGGTAGAGGCGCCGCTGATGGTTGGCGACGTGCTGGTGCCGGTGGCGTAGCTCAGTGACAGGTTCGGGTTGGGAATAGCTGCCAAAGATTGCCACGTATCGTGTGCGGCGTTCACACCGGCGAGAGCCGCTGCCGAGGCCGGGTTTGCCGCCAGGCCGATGCGCTCGGCGTCGGCCTCCGTCAGCCGGCTCGGCATCGCAGCCGCGGTCGCCCCGGCTGGAGGCACGGTTTGTGCGCCGGCCAACGGCGCAAACGCCAGTGCTAGTGCCACACACACAGAGTTAGCCAGATTCTTCATGGTGATCCGCTCCTTATGGGTCTGCCCTCTCAATCACGACGTCACGATTTGGTGCGGCTGTTAGGCCGCTGCCGATTCGTGACGCTTATCGCGCAATCGCGGTTAGGATAGCAGTCGCACGGGAAGGTGCGGGCAAACTTAACAGATTCTTTGGAACGGTGGATTTGCGCGAACATGCCGGGTTTCGGCACCGCGCCCCGCAACAGGAGTCACACGAAAGGCCGGTCGGCACGCTCGCTTGAACGCAGCCTGCGTCCAAACCTGTGCCGGGGCCGAAGCGATTCCGTCAGGCGGCTGGAGGACCGCGCGAAGCGGCCGGGGAAAGACGCCGGGATGTCAAGCTCACGGCGCCGGCTGCGGCACTGTTTGCCGCCGGTGGAACTACGTGGAAACGGGCGGGAGCCATTGCCGGTGATACGGCGCTGGCTTGCCACTCGCAATAAGGGCACGGTCCGATTGGCGCCTCAATGGGCGACCCGACAGCGGCTGAACCGTGGCGAGGCGGCGGTGGGGTTTTGCGCGCGAAGTCACCGTGCGTGTGCATGGCGGCTCCAACCGTGCTTAACAGCAGGTAAAGAACCGCTACAAACGCGCCGGCCGTCCGCTTTCGCCGCAGATTGTGCATAAGCCTCGCCGCAGAGCCGCGCGGATTGAATCTGCCGGCGGCGTCTGGCAGGATTATACACGATGCGCAGGCACTCCTCCTCCTTGCGCGCCGCCTCATCTGAAACCGGACCGAGGGCGCGAGTTATCCGCGGGTTTTCGAAACGAGCGGCAGAGGCGCTAACTCCACACGGGGACCCGGAGACGACTGGGGCAGTTTGTGTGGCCGATGATGCGCCGCAGATGCCCGACGGCCAGGGCGGACCAATGCTTCGGGCTACCTACTGTCCAATAGGGCCGCCGGCGCGTCTGTGCGCGCGAACGGACGCTTGGGCCACACAGCCTCATTCATTGCTCAGAAGGGGCTGTGCCGGCCCGGTGGCGGCGCAGATGTCAGCTCATTCGCCAGATAGAGCCTGCGTGCCGGACCGTCAAGAATGAGAACGGGCACGGAGCGCCAGAACGGCGCGTCGATCTGCGCTGCTGGATCCTTGCCGTCCGGACCTGCCATGATTGCCAACAGGTCGACCCAGTGGAAGTTGTCGACGTGCACTTCGCCCACACGTACCATCCGTCTCGGCGTTGCTCCGGCAAGCCCCCTGCGCGGCACCACCATGTGGGTACCGCCGAACGTCAAGGAAAAGCTCGCCGGCTTGTCATCGACCGTGGCCGGATAGGAGCATCCACCGCCGTAACCGGTACGGATCGGAACCGAGTCGCGTACGCGATAGCCTCCATGAAGAAGGAACGCCCGCAGCGGTCGATTGCCGCCCCATATGGTAACGTTCTGGCGTTGGTAGTCAACCGACAGGATGACCTGCGAAAGCAAATCCCAGCCGATCGCCCCATCGCATCCGTTTGGCCACGCGGCGTGCCCCGTGACGGGCAGCCGGCCCCATGGTACGCGGAGCCCGCCGATTGACAACTTTGCAGCGCACCTCCCGGCCCAGCCGTACCGCACAAATTGCGGATCCGCCTGAACGCGCAGGTTGAGACGGCGCGCCGCTGCGCTGGTTATATACGTCGCTTCTTCGGAGGGTTCGATGGCCAGCCAGCAGCGCCGGCCCGCGATTCGTACATTGATGGCTACAAGTCCATCTTCACCGCGAATCGCATAGGGGACCGTCGCCCGCAGATGCGGCACAGCGACGCGCATCATGCCGTTCGACGAATAGTTCGCGCAGCCGCCGGCCGCTGCCAGCGCCGTGGCGAGGAGCCATTGCGCCCTAAGCCGCCGTGGTCTGCGAACGACGCACGCGCTCCACGACCTGGCGCGGTGGCGCTCTAGCGGCGCGTGGTTGTTATCCGTATAGGTACTCTCCGGTGCGGTTTCCTA comes from the Armatimonadota bacterium genome and includes:
- a CDS encoding efflux RND transporter periplasmic adaptor subunit, which codes for MVNQARNHNSQSLRKSAFAVLVTLLAAPALSGCHRNAAPPASGNGDSGATLVAFKTGTALKLDANAMHLAGISTAVAGLNPLAATIRPTGQITATDTGSVQVLSRLPGRINAVLVKKGDHVRVGQVLCTVDSVDLANAEAAYQQALSHEHLTADQLQQQRKLAAYGMLSEQSVEDAQRAQAAAQAAVKGDQAQLALDGLTLNNTQKLVSLGEITQKPLEDAQNAYAQAHAALQQALVALNSAHQNLDRTKTLYRAGVFSLQNLEDAQTAYNTALSARNQDQVQDTLANQELARQKSIQRANLNGTASLQAAESKLQQDRHQYQSDLITLGATRKELARAQLVHKSGIPVSQALQTAEDSDAEAQLAVQGAAQTLRLYGIQPGQAMMQLAAGHVVVPVVSPMEGILTEPNMVVGQLTDTSTPLARVVNLARVYVNAQVYEHDLPSIATGDPITATVTALPNSTFTGVVKYVGNSVDPNTRTAGVVTEISNPDWLLRPGMFATVSIHPRSASRRLAIPADAVLLEGEQTVVFVEVAADTFVKRAVRVGASVSGDVPVYSGISPGDRVVTSGNVLLENEQQELATEKGSAA
- a CDS encoding TolC family protein; protein product: MKNLANSVCVALALAFAPLAGAQTVPPAGATAAAMPSRLTEADAERIGLAANPASAAALAGVNAAHDTWQSLAAIPNPNLSLSYATGTSTSPTISGASTDTFFNVGESLDTSGQHRYQAAGAHAAFYSTRYQYQETILGLRQQIRDAYWAYVAAKGQTQISMETLGDVQKTFDLTKVQLQAGASPKIDVVRAGIDVANAQQAVLQAQGAEKSALAALNTILARPPMAPVMPADSLVETAQTPDLLPGLPGLPELTRLALQNRPAIQSADQAVRVARYGVDQARASQYPDTSVNYSRSLDQGQDTVMLAVSLPLFDLGSIHHSIRSAEASQRQAGALETQLRQQVAQQVAQAYTDFVTARRQSLSYQADILNPSETLLGMAETGYKQGATGILPVIDAQNTLRNARNGFVTNLLALYKARDEILAATGKLRFGAAPPPR